In Dehalococcoidales bacterium, the DNA window CTCCAGCGCCACCCGGGGCATGTCTGCCGCCGGGTAGACCACCAAACTGGAGCCGGCGACGATTAAAAGGTCGCACCGCCCCGAGTGGTGAATAGAGGCATCCAGGTCTTTCACCGGGAGGGAATCGCCGAAGTTGACGACGGTAGATTTCAGCTTGCCGCCGCAAAGGGGGCAGTTCCTTTCCCCCTCCACCCGATCCAATTTAAAGTCGCACGCCAGGCAGCGCACCTTAGTGAGATTACCGTGCAACTCGGCCAGCAGCTCCGGCCTGATGCCGGACTTGAGGTGCAGATTATCCACGTTCTGAGAAATTAGGAACTTTAGCTTGCCCAGCTCCTGCAACTCAAAGATAGCGCGGTGGCCGGCGTTGGGCGCGACGCCCGTCCAGTTCTGCTCCGGGGTGGCCAGCCCTTTATCCCGTCGGGTCCAAAGCCCGTCCGGCCCGCGGAAATCCCTAATGCCGGACTCGGTACTGACGCCGGCGCCGGTGAAGACCACGGTGTAGTCCGAGTCCAATATCAAGTCGGCGAGCTGGGCGATTCTTGAGTTTAAGTCCGTCATACATGCTTCCTATTCCATATTAAGATGATGGTTTGCAGATGTCAAAATAAAGCGGGGTGTCCTTCGGTAAGCTCAGGTTGAGTGGGGGGCTGTCAGCATGACCGCCGCGGAAAATTTCCTGCTTTTTGCCTCTTGACAGCTATGATTTCTCATGCTATTATTTAGGTGTGCCTAAATGTTAGGCGTCCCTAAAAGGAGTCGGGTATGAGCACGAGCACCGAAGAATACCTGGAAGCTTTATACACATTATCCAAGGAAAGCGAGCCGGTCAGCACCAGCGCCGTGTCCCGGCGGCTCAATATCGCCCCGGCCAGCGTCACCGAAAAGATGCACAAGCTTACCGCCGAGGGTTATGTCAACTACTCCCCTTACCAGGGCGTCACCCTCACCGCCAAAGGCTACCGCCTGGCGGAGAAAATGACGCGCAAGCACCGCCTGCTGGAAAGGTTCCTCCACGACGTGCTGAAAATAGGCAAGGACAAAGTACATAAAGAAGCCTGTGAGATGGAGCACGCCCTTTCCGACGAGACGGCGCGCGCCATGTGCCAGGCACTAAAATCACCGGACAGCTGCCCGGACGACGGACAGCTCATTCCCCCCTGCGACCTGGGGTTTTCCAGCTGCGAAGAATGCCGTAAGTGGGGGCAGGACAACCCGGAAAACATCAGCAAGCGCCAGACCAGCGTTATCTCCATGTCCTCCCTGAAAGAGAACCAGGAGGGGCGGATAAGCTTTATCCGGGGGGACAACAAAGTTTTGCGCCGCCTTTTAGACCTGGGGCTGACGCCGGAAACCAAGATTAAAGTCTGCCGCGTTTCCTCCCTCAAAGGCCCGGTGGAAATAGCTTTACGCGGCTCGCGGCTGGCACTGGGCGACGAGATTGCCCGCAACGTATTCGTGGAAAAAATAGCCAACTAGATTGTGAGCGCCTTTATGGCTGATATAGCTTCATCTCATACCTCCGTCCCGGAAAAAGGCAGGGAGGGGGGAAACGGCAAGCGGCTGACCATAGCCCTGGCCGGCAACGCCAACGTGGGCAAGAGCGTCATTTTCAACCAGCTCACCGGCTCACACCAGACCATCGGCAACTGGCCGGGCAAAACGGTGGAAAGCGCCAAGGGCTTCCTGACCTTCGAGGGCTACGACATTACCATCGTCGACCTGCCCGGGATATATTCCCTTTCCGCCTTTTCCATGGAAGAGCTGGTCACGCGAGACTACATCGCCAAGGAAAAGCCGGACGTAATCATAGACGTGATCGGGGCG includes these proteins:
- a CDS encoding Sir2 family NAD-dependent protein deacetylase — translated: MTDLNSRIAQLADLILDSDYTVVFTGAGVSTESGIRDFRGPDGLWTRRDKGLATPEQNWTGVAPNAGHRAIFELQELGKLKFLISQNVDNLHLKSGIRPELLAELHGNLTKVRCLACDFKLDRVEGERNCPLCGGKLKSTVVNFGDSLPVKDLDASIHHSGRCDLLIVAGSSLVVYPAADMPRVALESGAKLVIINQGETPYDAEARLRFSEAIGDVLPPAVKILKQLLNN
- a CDS encoding metal-dependent transcriptional regulator, with the translated sequence MSTSTEEYLEALYTLSKESEPVSTSAVSRRLNIAPASVTEKMHKLTAEGYVNYSPYQGVTLTAKGYRLAEKMTRKHRLLERFLHDVLKIGKDKVHKEACEMEHALSDETARAMCQALKSPDSCPDDGQLIPPCDLGFSSCEECRKWGQDNPENISKRQTSVISMSSLKENQEGRISFIRGDNKVLRRLLDLGLTPETKIKVCRVSSLKGPVEIALRGSRLALGDEIARNVFVEKIAN